One genomic segment of Impatiens glandulifera chromosome 6, dImpGla2.1, whole genome shotgun sequence includes these proteins:
- the LOC124941746 gene encoding NAD(P)H-quinone oxidoreductase subunit S, chloroplastic, which translates to MASSSPFLLQGSLLQRSSFIGKTLLTNNHQTHVVFPKIPSNIIQKPNAKFNLFEIMGGRGLCNGEEGIQKELKRPIEQIPTKDQDKSEKSTDVNIPEDGFDKEMLGLTGGFPGGEKGLKKFIEENPPPKKSSPPVQELGINLSQVKKPKPPELPLLMPGMIALVKNSNSPYYMYCGIVQRITDGKAGVLLEGGVWDRLITFRLDELERREKGPPGVNPRSVILEGLVEKDS; encoded by the coding sequence ATggcttcttcttctccttttctTCTTCAAGGCTCTCTCCTTCAAAGATCATCCTTTATAGGCAAAACCCTACTCACCAACAATCATCAAACCCATGTTGTCTTTCCCAAAATACCCTCAAACATAATCCAAAAACCCAATGCAAAATTCAACCTTTTTGAAATCATGGGTGGGAGAGGTCTCTGTAATGGTGAAGAAGGCATCCAGAAAGAGCTCAAAAGACCAATAGAACAAATTCCAACCAAAGATCAAGATAAATCAGAAAAATCAACCGATGTTAATATCCCAGAAGATGGATTTGATAAGGAGATGTTAGGTTTAACAGGTGGATTCCCAGGTGGTGAAAAAGGACTTAAGAAATTCATAGAGGAAAACCCACCTCCCAAGAAATCATCACCACCTGTTCAAGAACTTGGGATCAATCTAAGTCAAGTGAAGAAACCAAAACCACCGGAGCTGCCATTGTTGATGCCTGGAATGATTGCTTTGGTGAAGAATTCTAACAGTCCATATTACATGTATTGTGGGATTGTGCAGAGGATAACTGATGGGAAAGCTGGTGTGCTTTTGGAAGGAGGGGTTTGGGATAGGTTGATCACGTTTAGGCTTGATGAACTTGAACGAAGGGAAAAGGGTCCACCTGGAGTCAATCCTAGGTCGGTTATTCTTGAAGGTTTGGTAGAAAAGGATTCGTGA
- the LOC124942047 gene encoding inositol 2-dehydrogenase 2, with protein MERIVKYGIIGAGMMGREHLINLHHLRNEGVAVVCIADPHLPSQQLSLQLAHSFDQSLQVFSGHEEMLDSGMCDVIVVSTPNMTHYQILMDIIRHPRPHHVLVEKPLCTTVSHCREVMEAAKNRPDVLVQVGLEYRYMPPVAKLIEIVKEGLLGRVRMVAIREHRFPFLVKVNDWNRFNCNSGGTLVEKCCHFFDLMRLFSGSNPVRVMASGGVDVNHKDEIYDGKVPDIIDNAYVIVEFENGSRGMLDLSMFAEGSKNEQEISVVGDNGKGEALIPEGIVRVGARLQGRDGVQTLKPEDNRIKYEGLHHGSSYLEHLNFLHAIRSEGAKAPPVDLVDGLISVAVGVAAQYSIEQGRFVTIEEVMNEKRI; from the exons ATGGAGAGAATAGTAAAATATGGAATCATAGGTGCGGGAATGATGGGAAGAGAGCACCTTATCAATCTGCATCATCTTCGTAACGAAGGCGTAGCCGTTGTCTGCATCGCAGATCCACATCTTCCTTCTCAGCAACTTTCTCTTCAATTAGCTCATTCATTCGATCAGTCGCTCCAG GTTTTCTCTGGGCATGAAGAGATGTTAGATAGTGGAATGTGTGATGTGATTGTTGTATCAACTCCGAACATGACTCACTATCAGATCCTGATGGATATAATCAGGCATCCAAGACCCCATCATGTGCTTGTTGAAAAGCCTCTTTGCACGACTGTCTCCCATTGTAGAGAG GTTATGGAGGCTGCTAAGAATAGGCCAGACGTTCTGGTGCAAGTTGGATTAGAATACAGGTATATGCCACCAGTTGCTAAGCTGATAGAAATAGTCAAGGAAGGGTTATTGGGTCGGGTCAGAATGGTTGCAATTAGGGAACATCGATTTCCATTCTTGGTTAAG GTGAATGACTGGAATAGGTTCAATTGTAACTCTGGTGGGACGCTTGTTGAGAAATGCTGCCATTTTTTCGATCTAATGAGGTTATTTTCTGGTTCAAATCCTGTTCGTGTAATGGCCTCTGGAGGGGTTGACGTGAACCATAAAGATGAAATTTATGATGGCAAG GTTCCTGACATTATCGATAACGCCTATGTGATTGTTGAATTCGAGAATGGTTCTCGAGGAATGCTTGATCTTTCGATGTTTGCTGAAGGAAGCAAAAATGAACAAGAAATCTCTGTTGTTGGtgacaatggaaag GGAGAGGCTTTGATACCAGAGGGTATTGTTCGTGTGGGTGCTCGACTGCAGGGAAGGGACGGTGTCCAGACTTTGAAACCCGAGGATAATAGGATAAA GTATGAAGGTTTGCATCATGGGTCTAGCTATTTGGAGCATCTAAACTTTTTACATGCGATAAGGTCTGAAGGTGCCAAGGCTCCCCCAGTGGACCTGGTCGATGGGTTGATCTCGGTTGCTGTGGGAGTCGCAGCACAGTATTCAATTGAGCAAGGACGGTTTGTCACCATTGAAGAAGTCATGAACGAAAAAcgcatttaa
- the LOC124942048 gene encoding uncharacterized protein LOC124942048 — MQFHGAIEVQAPSPLRYLIGAAIMMIGVVLPVAFMIFRNKRSPSSSYPKQT, encoded by the coding sequence ATGCAGTTCCATGGAGCGATCGAGGTGCAGGCACCGAGTCCACTGAGGTACCTAATCGGAGCGGCGATCATGATGATCGGAGTCGTATTACCTGTCGCTTTCATGATTTTCCGAAACAAACgatctccttcttcttcttaccCCAAACAGACGTAG